TTGTCTGTTCATAATTAAATGTCAactccccatacctgcttctCGCCTCCAGCGTCGGTCCCTACAGCtggcatcagttacctgatgtggaatagagttccatgtagtcatggctctatgtagtactgtgcgcctccctcCCATAGACTGTTTTGGAATAGGCTGGTCATGTGCAGGAACCCCATGCAATGAGTTATTGTTTTGTGATTTTTGGTTTATGTAGAATATATGTATTTTCTATGTAAATGAATGTTCTTAAATCTTGTAATTTTCTTTTAAGTTGAGAAGATTCTTAAAATGGAGGagatgtcgtggaaaattgcaagattatatTATAATGCTGGTATTGCAttttaatggttgttttattcgacagaatataatattctgttaactattgtgtgtgtgtgttctactgaggatgggcctctatgagataacactgacaggggagatttacgatgtctttgggtgataaaacctgaAGAGCATTCCAGAaaacatgagctaatggttctgttctatgccgtaccagggagagacggttcccttttggagtaagagggccagacactggtctttacaatgaaaactgttgacacagcagtaactgtctgctatgttttatagatatctttcatacaaatcttaacctttgtgaactgttcctaagatctgtggttcgtcatgtaggttgagaggggtgtatcttggctataaaagatctttgtacttttctgttggtactttttcaatggttcattagagagaGCGCATAATTGtgtattgcaaagctcttattattaaagatgtagtttaagtataactctgactagtgtgtgaagtttgtaactcctcatttggtaatgcagaaatatgccaccacattTGGCGACGAGGATGGGATGTGAATCTTCACTCGGTGACCGCTCCATAGTTTGTGGATCAGTAGCATCGCATTTTGATTGATATAGCTCTGAGTAAACCTGTGCAAAGCATTTATTAATATCCTGCGGATCTGTTACTATTTTACCCTTCTTGTCTTCTATTTTGTGAATAGCTCTAGatgcctgtacatgccttagctgTCTTGCTAATAATTTATGTGGTTTGTCACCCAGTTCAAAATAACTTTGTTGCGTTTTTGCAAGTAAAGAGCCCACCGGTTTCAAAAGGATGGTATTGTATTCATATTTCAACTTTGTGATCTTCTCAAGTATTGTATTCGAGGAATTTGTCCTAAAAACGTTCTCCTGTTCCCCTAACTCtctttcaatttctctcagcctagTATTGGCGCGTTTTCCCCTCTCTGATGTATAAGAAATAATGTAACCCCCAACTCACGTACTTTAGAGATTCCCAAAGGGTGGAGTCGTCAACYTCCCCCGCGTCGTTAGCTCCGTGGAAAAAGCCAATCTGCTCCTTCAAATACTGACAAAAAGCCTCATCTTTCAACAGGTATGCGTCTAAGCGCRACGGTCACCGACCTGTCGACATATTGAcgagtttcagcaccatggacagaggagAGTGGTCCGTAATTAGAATAGGGTGATAGGTAACTGACGCAGCTGCtgaaatttgtaaaaaaaatagtcAATTCTGGAATATGATTTATGAACTGATGAAAATAAAGAATAATCCCTATCTGTTGGGTGCATCAGTCTCCAAATATCAACAATGTTAAGGTTTGTCATCGATGTATTTAGACAGACACTGGCATTTGAATGTTGAAGTGACCTTGATAGCTGTTTATCTTAAAGAGGATCTAACGTACAGTTAAAGTCACCTCCaacaataacacttgtatctgaGATATTTGGTATGGCCTTAAATACCCTTTGAAAAAAATAATGGATCATCGAAGTTGGGTCCATATAAATTGACCAAGGTTATTGGTTTCGAATTCAGTGTGCCAACCACAATAATACACCGACCATTAGGATCTGAAATCGAGGATGAGTAAACGAAAggaatgtttttccttatcaGGATTGCTACCCCTCTCACTTTTGCATCAAAGTTAGACTGGTATATCTGGCCGATCCAGCCGACTCGTAGCTTGGCCTGAGCGGAGCGTTTAATATGAGTTTCTTGAAGAAGCACTATGTCAGCCCCCAGTGATTTAAGATGAGAAAAAACTTAGCTCGTTTCACGACATGCCCTCAcgacaaccgctgtgtcagatttcaaaaaagctttatgaaaaaagcaacccatgcaataatatgagtcggcgctcagagcccaatcaagacacaaatatatccgccatattatgcagtcaacagaagtcagaagtaatattataaacattcacttacctttgatgatcttcatcagaatacactcccaggaatcccagttccacaataaatgtttgttttgatcgataatgtccatcattatgtccaaattcctccttgttgttctagcgttcagtacactttctaaactcacgacgcgcgggcaggtccagcggaaagtacggacgaaaagtaaaaaaagttatattacagtccgtaaaaacatgacaaacgaagtatagaatcaatctttaggatgtttttaacataattcttcaataatgttccaaccggagtattcctgtgtcttcagaagtgcgatggaacagagctcgctctcacgtgaYCgcgcatggtcagggcatgttcaggtcatgatagacctMactcattcctctctccttcggcRccacttcacagtagaggcatcagacaagattctaatgactgttgacatctagtggaagccttaggaagtgcaacattaccaatatcccactgtatcttcagtaggagctgagttgaaaatcgaccaacctcagatttcccacttcctgattggattttttctcaggttttttcctgccatatgagttctgttatacttacagacatcatgcaaacagttttagaaacttcagagtgttttctatccaaatatactaataatatgcatattctagcttttatggctttgtagcagaccgtttactctgggcatgcttttcatccggacgtgaaaatactgccccctaccccaaaatAAGTTAAATATAGAAAGACTGGAATCAGTGATTAAACAAATAAATCGGGTMTGTGGGGACAAGGTAGAGAAGCAACGGACAGAAGGGCTCGACACCGCTCGTATTTGGCTGGCTGAAGCTAGAAAAAGAGCGGAGGGGGCCAAGAAAAAGGGAGCTACTAAGGAGGAAGAATTAGGTAGCCAGGAGCAGACAGAGAGGACTCCCACGGCTCCCACAGAGGCACCACCTAAACCCAAATTATACCCCTCCCTGGCAGACCAGGAGTGGAGGGAAAATCCAGACGACGAGGTGGTGGTAATGAAACGGAGGCAACCAAACCAGGTGCCGCCCGTTCCGTTACCCCCTCCCCCATATGCTGGTCCTCAGGGagccgagggagggagggagggaggaagtgacACAGAAAGGAGGACAGGATCTAGCTATCTTATTGAGAAAgtggatagagatagagaaagggagaaagttgAGAAAAGTGAGAGGGGGAAATAAGGGAAGAGAGCGTGTTCATGGGGCTGCACGACCCAGAGCCCTCAGTAGACTCGATTCCCATAACCAGAGTCCGGATAGGGACAGACAAGATGAAAGTGGGGATGATTCTGAATggatagaggagaaggagggaacaGACAGTCAGTACCCTCTGATAGCCTTACCTAACCCTCGAGCTGGGGACGACGGACAGGGGCCGACACTGGAGGTATACAGAGCATGGACTCAGAGGGATGTAGCCAGGGCAGTAGAAGGTGTAGGACATCCCAAGACGGGAATGGATGGGTTCAAGAGAGATTTGGAAGCCCTGGCAGCCAGCTTTAAACTGAACACGGGTGAAGTAGAGACAGCTGGTGGGAAAGGATTGGGCAGCAGTTCGGGGAAATTGGGTACCAGGACATGAGGATTTAGTAGTAGTGCCCTGGGCTGTAGATGGGCATTATGTCGAGAAAATCACACAGCTGTGTAATAATCTGAGAGAACACTATCACTGACATGCAGATTTCTCCAAGGTCCACGAGTGTAAACAAGAAGACAGTGAGAATACAAGTCAATGCCTAGAGAGATTAAAGGACGTGTTCAATGCAAATAGCGGGTTAATAGAACCCCAGGCAGTAGAGGGATTTAATGCTCCGTATTATTAGCAATTAAAAATTGCTTTCCTCAGTGGAATGCGTCCCGAGATAAGCAGTGCCATCAAACAGAACCTAGTAGGGTGGGGGCTAGCAGAGCTGAAAGAGGTGAAGAGATATGCAGTACACTATGAGCAGCATgggaaaagtgagagagaaaacaaggaaCGGAAGTGAGCTGAATATTTGATGGCCACTCTAGGAGATATTGCAGGGAAGGGTATGGGTGACAGAGGAGGACGGAATAGCAAggcaggagagaaagggggaaataAATGTTACAATTGTGGCAAGCCAGGACATTTTGCTAGAGAATGTGAGGAGCCATGTCAACACTGCAATAAAGTAGGCCATAATCACCGAGACTGTAAAAAGAACAAGGACAGGAGAGGCAGGAGAAAGGGTCGAGGTAATTATAGAGAAAAAGGTCAGGCGCCCACAGCCAGACTCAGATGGGGAAGAGGAAGATGAGGCATGACTAATTATGGGGAGCGGGGGAATAGActctagagaggaggaggaggattttcAGGATTCTGTTGTAAAAACTGATTGTGAAATTCTTGAAATTGGCTACTATTGATTTAGCATTACAACAGGAACAGAAACTCTATTTGACATTAACAATAATGGGAAAGAAAATTCAATTTCTGTGTGATACTGGAGCTTGTCACAATCTGTGCAGACGATGCTCCCAACGGGGTAAAAAGTAATGGGGAACAGATCATAGTACGTTCAGCATCAGGACATCAATTCATGGAACGGCTATCCGCTCCTGTAACGCTGAAACATGAGTCATCTGGCGGAGAAGCCACTGTCCCCGTTCTGATATTTAAACTATGCCCAGTCAACCTGTTAGGCCGAGATGTAATGACTAAACTGAATGTGGCCAAAGTAGTACCAGGACTTATTAAGATGTCCCCCGATGACTTACACTGTACTCTCTGCTATAACAAACACCCAGGTCCAGATCCAGTCTATGAGGAAGCATTACTTAAAACCCCAGAGAGAACTATAGGGTTAAAGTGGTTTCACTATGACAGCACTCATGTTGCTGTGGAAGTGGAGCTACCTCAGAAGCTGTTCAGAGAAAGGTGGAGTCCCCATGTATCTCTCGCCAAGGAGCCCTCAGAAGGGTGGGAGGACATGGGCCAGTGGGTGTCAAAGGGGAGGAAAATCACAGACTGGGTAGACATGATTAGTGGAGATCAACACAGTCCATCAACCGATAGGTATCGCAGGAAGCTAAATTGGAGAGCAAATAGTGTTCCTGCTGTACATCTGAATGAGTGTGTAAAATACTGAGGAGAGGAGTACCTGTTAACAGAAGAACAGGAGTTAGAATTAGAGATAGTCCCTGAACATTTATGGTCACAAGGTCCAGCATATTAATTAAAGGGGAAACTCCAATACAGGTAGTACCTACATCTAATCATAGGCAATAAAAGGTATTATTCCAATTTTTTAACAATTAATGAAAGGTGGCGTAATCATTCCAGGCGATGAAGCATTTTGTAACTCTTCCCTGTTTCCAGTTAAAAAAGCAGCTCCAAGTACAGATTGGAGGATGGTAATGGATCTACCTTAAAACCTCTTAGRGCTAGGGatcagaatttttttattttcttaaaataacgttcccaaggtaaactgacattttctcaggcccagatcgtagaatatgcatatcatttacagattaggatagaaaacactccaaagtttccaaaactgtcaaaatattgtctgtgagtataacaaaactgattctgcaggcgaaaacctgagaaaatctaacccggaagtgatatatattttttaaatctgtgtttcctggaccggctttcttccatttaaaggggtatcaaccagattccttttccaatggcttcctcaggctgtgaccaggctttagaaatagtttcaggcttttattttgaaaaatgagcaagatttttcaaaagtagtcaggtgtcctctgaatagttcctgcgcgcgagagaggagctctccattttctttttctctcttattgaataggttatggtctggttgaaatattattgattatgtttgttaaaaacaacctgaggattgattataaaaaacatttgacatgtttctacgaccattacggatactttttggaatttgtcgaacggaacaaggctttggttttctgaacataacgcgcaacccaaatggcgttttttgttataaaagtaatatttatcgaacaaaaataacatttattggtgtaactgggagtctcgtgagtgcaaacatccgaagattatcaagggTAAGcgatacatttttttgcttttctgactttcgtgaccatgctaatttggggctagctgttgtagcattgattgatacactcacaaaagcttggatttcgctgtaaagcatattttcaaaatctgacacgataggtggattaactaaaactaagctgtgttttggtgtatttcacttgtgattgcatgattataaaatatttttagtaatattttttcaTCTGAtagtttgggaattttcttcttcctttcaggaccgggacgaggctgtagtttttgaacataacgcgcaacccaaatggcgtttttttgttataaaagtaatattaatcgaacaaaaataacatttattgtgtaactgggagtctcgtgagtgcaaacatccgaagattatcaaaggtaagcgattaatttgattgcttttctgactttcgtggccatgctaatttggggctagctgttgtagcattgattgatacactcacaaaagcttggatttcgctgtaaagcatattttcaaaatctgacacgataggtggattaacaacaagctaagctgtgttttggtatatttcacttgtgattgcatgattataaatagttttagtaatattttgcgccctgcaattcagcggttgtttggaaaatgatcccgtaaaagggatccgtagcgcagagaagttaatgacaTGGCAGAATAGAATAGCATTGGATATGTTCTAGCCGAGAAGGGTGGGGTATGTGTGATATTCGGAGCAGCCTGCTGTACTTACATTCCAAATAACACAGCTCCAGACGGATCAGTGACAAAGGCCCTGGCTAGTTTGACCACATTAGCTCATGAGTTAGCAGATAACTCTGGGGTGGATACTTCCCTGACAGGGTGGTTCGATAGCatgtttgggaaatggaaaaaatattgtaaGTACTATATTGTGGGCTGCTTTCACCTGTATGagtttgttggtgttgtgtggatGCTGGTTGGTCCCATGTGTGAGAGGTTTGATCACCAGAACTCTAGGAGATCGATGATAAAACGGATGGTGAGATATGGACCGATTCCGAGCTCTGACCAGTGGGATGACGAATACAGgcgttggtcaggacgtgagctgagtgggcagtctatatgttgtgtgtctagttttcccgtttctatgtttggcctgatatggttctcaatcagaggcaggtgttagtcattttctctgattgggaaccatatttaggtagcctgttttgtgttgggttttgtgggtggttgtcttctgtctttgtgtctatgcaccagataggactgtttcgMTTTTTRacatttgttgtttttgtattttgtggtGTTCACATTTATTGTCGTTATTAaatcatgatgaacactaaccacgctgcgctttggtcctctccttcgtccacagaagaaagccgttacaatacaTGTATTGGTTTTGTTTGATTTTGTGTAACATTTTTGATTCCATATGGCGGTGGATGTYTCAGTGTGTATTATTTAGTCATTAAGGGGGGGTTGataatggaatttatatgtttaaagtaatgattaaaatattccaccctgaatccatataattgtatgaaatMTATTAGAATCATAKAMTTATAATCTGATMatgtgtgtagttttagtcagaattagaacaaggaccttttgttcctttttagtacgtaagcagggtgcaagtgtgaaacaaatgataagaggagctatcgacagacaagctggacTACTYTGTTRCTTACAGaacattctgtctccacccgtggaggggagaaactgttaggcttgcagaaaattatgaaacatgaaacaatttcctGAAATTTTACACTTTACTATTGGATGGAGAGAAARGTTCGCAGTTTTttaaatgatatctgagtgagagtgtcgaccatgattactacaagtttagatcgctggctagactatcttaccagtCTAaacaaatgttagctgacatgtgctaattgagtgactgtcagtgactgacataacaagagaaaaactgctgatgcacaaccaaacattgaaattgcaccttgtgttttctactattctaactttcaacagtaagttgagaaccCGACTGAGTTCAGCAGTTGCCCATCTCTGCGTTGGACAATGCCTCTGCGAATCCAATGTTTTTAGATTTGTGGGTGAAGTTGTGAACGAGTGTACACTTCCGGACgaaggagatattattgggacgTACCCATGACTAGGTTAGGGCATGATGTGCCTTAATGAGACGAGCCATCCAGAACTGagggccccaggactgagtttgggaaaccctgttctaGAGAAGTACACCCTCTAGTGTCCTCACATTCTAATCCAYACCTCCAAGACACTTCCATTTCTTTGTTTAATTCTTCAACTCTAATCAGGAGATCTAATTACTCCTGATCTAGTGGAAAGTTGTTCTGTTTACCAAAACATGTACTTTACCTCCCAGCTGCAACAAAGAATGTTTTGCATAGAGAAGGTTAATGCTATTGGTTGACTGGTCCTCACAGTATTCATCCATGTGGATCCTATTTATTCATCCTGTCATGTCTGATCTCTTTTCAAAGAATTTGTGTCATTGTCTTTACTGATCCTGTTGACAACGTGGGTTGTGTTGAAACCAATACTTTGGTTCCAGTACTTTCCCCTTAATTTCAACACTAAATCATTAACTGGTACCTGTACGTCACTGCAGACTCTGTAATAGGTGGAGGGCAGCATAAAACCAACAGATGTCCATAATAATGTGCAGTCTGCTGACACTGGATGACTGGAAACAGCAGAGATGAAGGAGCTATGGATTATGGCTGTCTTTGCTACAGGTAAGACTTGCTCTATATTTGATTCATTCAGGGTGATTTAAGATGTTCAGATGTATGATGCTGTTAAGTTTGTTGTATGATTGAGAATTGCGTAAGAAAATTGCTGTCACTCtccagatgttcaaaaatgtatgATTAATTTAACTTGTCAATGGATTATTACCACTATATGACCTTACTGTTTTTACGTTGTGGTTGATGAATGTTAAAGTTTGTTGTATAGTCAATGATTAATTGATGTTTTGTCTGTTTGCTGTGAGGGATACAATAGCATCAATYAAGACATTGTTTCAGACTTTATTTTTATCCAAACACTAATCTGGATGTATCGCTAAGCTGTTGTTTACAGATTGTGGGTAGACTACTATCAGATCTCAGATGCAGTTGATAACAGGGTAGACTTTGCTATCAACTGTCTACCGTTTATTGGCAGTGAGAATGACTTCTTTCTCTCAAAAAGTACAGTAGAAAACATTTCTACACTGGTGAAGCGACaatgaaactggaacagcatGGATCCTCTGCAATGATTAAAGGAACTGACACTATGTATCCTTGTTTATGTGGTTTACTGAGTTGATTAACTTTTTTTAAAGTCTCTTTTCCACAGGGGGATCTCAGCACATCATCTGCCATTCCAACAACCATTGACATAACTACCCCAACTACTGCTGACCCTACAACTCCTGAACCTCCAACTACTGATGTCCTTTTAAACCCTGACCCTCCAGCTAGTCCCCCTCCAACTACCTACACTCCAACTACCGACACGCCAACTACTTACACTCCAACTACCGACACGCCAACTACTTACACTCCAACTACCGACACTCCAACTACTGCTGCCACTTTAACACCTGACCCTCCAACTACTGACTCTTCAGCTACCGACACTCCAACAACCGACAATCCAGCAACCGACAGTCCAGCAACCGGCACTCCAATTACATACACTCCAACTACCGACAATCCAACTACTGACATTCCAGCAACCAACACTACACCAATCGACCCTAAAACTACTGATCCTCCAACTACCAACCKTCCAACTACCGACCTTCCCGCTACCGACCCTCCAGCTACCAAAATATCKTTAACAGACACTCCAGCTACCAACTTACCAACTACCCACTATCCAACTACCAACTTTCCAACAATTGACACCACAGCAACCGACACCCCAGCAACCGACACACAAGCAACCGACCTTCCAGCAACAGACTTTCCAACTTCCGATACTACAGCTACAGACACACCAGCAACCGACACCCCAGCAACCGACACTCCAACTACCGAAACGCCAACRACTGACACTCCAACTACCGAATGTCCAACTACTGACACTCAAATTACCGACTTTCCAACTACCGACACTCCAACTACTCCAACTATCTATACTCCAACTACCGACTCTCCACAACCGACACGCCAACAACTGGCACGCCAACTCCAGCTGCAGTCACTAAAACTACCAACTGTCCAACTACCGACTGCCCAACTACTGACTGTCCAACTACCGACACTCCAACTACCGACCTTCCCCTACTCACTATCCAACAACTGACTTTCCAAACAACTGACACTCCAGCAAACCGACACACACGCAACCCACCTTCCAGCAACAGACTTTCTCAACTTCCGATACTACAAGCTACCGACACTCTAGCAACCGACACACCAAGCGCAACCGACACTCCAGCAGAACCGACACTCCAACTAGCAACCGACCACACCAGCAACCGACACTGCCAACCAGCAACCGACACCCAGCAACCGACACTTCCTAGCAACACCGACACCAGCAAAACCACACTCTCAGCAACCGAGACCACTCAGCACGCACAACCGAGCACCTCCCAGCAACCGACA
This window of the Salvelinus sp. IW2-2015 unplaced genomic scaffold, ASM291031v2 Un_scaffold2986, whole genome shotgun sequence genome carries:
- the LOC139025636 gene encoding salivary glue protein Sgs-3-like, with product MKELWIMAVFATVSFPQGDLSTSSAIPTTIDITTPTTADPTTPEPPTTDVLLNPDPPASPPPTTYTPTTDTPTTYTPTTDTPTTYTPTTDTPTTAATLTPDPPTTDSSATDTPTTDNPATDSPATGTPITYTPTTDNPTTDIPATNTTPIDPKTTDPPTTNXPTTDLPATDPPATKISLTDTPATNLPTTHYPTTNFPTIDTTATDTPATDTQATDLPATDFPTSDTTATDTPATDTPATDTPTTETPTTDTPTTECPTTDTQITDFPTTDTPTTPTIYTPTTDSPQPTRQQLARQLQLQSLKLPTVQLPTAQLLTVQLPTLQLPTFPYSLSNN